One window from the genome of Deinococcus reticulitermitis encodes:
- a CDS encoding SDR family oxidoreductase — MNIAVIGAAGRTGRRLVAQAHAAGHGVRALVRGEEQATMVRLHGAEPVVGDLLGEWAEVLREADAVVWAAGAGQSAAFESIDRDALIGVAETLGQQGPRRLVVVSSVGVDRPDEYPPFLAAALRAKASSDARVQASGLDWTIVRPGGLTDAPGRGRVQMAPTGLSGTISRDDVATVVLACLGDPRTVGKTFEVVAGERSVTDALASL, encoded by the coding sequence ATGAACATCGCAGTGATCGGGGCGGCCGGACGGACCGGACGGCGGTTGGTGGCCCAGGCCCACGCGGCCGGCCATGGAGTACGCGCGCTCGTGCGCGGCGAGGAGCAGGCGACCATGGTGCGGCTGCACGGTGCTGAGCCGGTCGTGGGGGACCTGCTCGGCGAGTGGGCGGAGGTCCTGCGGGAAGCCGACGCGGTGGTGTGGGCCGCCGGCGCCGGGCAAAGCGCTGCGTTCGAGTCCATCGACCGCGACGCCCTGATCGGGGTGGCCGAGACCCTGGGCCAGCAGGGGCCGCGCCGCCTCGTCGTGGTGAGCTCGGTGGGGGTGGACCGCCCCGACGAATACCCGCCTTTTCTCGCCGCCGCGCTGCGAGCCAAGGCGAGCTCGGACGCGCGCGTGCAGGCCAGCGGGCTCGACTGGACCATCGTGCGCCCCGGTGGTCTCACCGACGCCCCAGGCCGGGGCCGCGTTCAGATGGCGCCCACCGGGCTGAGCGGGACCATCTCGCGCGACGACGTGGCGACCGTGGTGCTCGCCTGCCTGGGAGACCCGCGCACGGTCGGCAAAACCTTTGAGGTCGTCGCGGGCGAGCGCAGCGTGACCGACGCCCTCGCCAGCCTCTAG
- a CDS encoding biotin--[acetyl-CoA-carboxylase] ligase: MPERLLPLLTVQPQSGDQLGARLGVNRVTVNTLARRLQEHGVPVQISRAGYALAPGTPAPGLVAVRGEFGRALRYCAAVTSTQDEVRAWAEQEPQPAPHGAVVVAERQTAGRGRRGRAWTTPHGHLAFSVLLRGESEESDFPPLSLSDLAVMPLAAGVALQAACTALGTACGLKWPNDLLTPDGRKLAGILLEAELRGEEARRAVLGIGLNISAAPEGAAHLRAVTPPLTRAAVLAEVLAALEHWLTQPAPAVLSAWRAASLTLGRPVRVQGARGVIEGMARDLDAQGNLLVDTAAGLQTVGTGEVQLVGALAQEGGPPPAFPAR; the protein is encoded by the coding sequence GTGCCTGAACGTCTGCTGCCGCTGCTGACCGTCCAACCGCAATCCGGGGACCAGCTCGGCGCGCGGCTGGGGGTCAACCGGGTGACCGTCAACACGCTCGCCCGGCGGCTTCAGGAGCACGGCGTCCCGGTGCAGATCAGCCGGGCAGGCTACGCGCTGGCCCCGGGAACGCCCGCGCCGGGGCTGGTGGCGGTACGCGGCGAGTTCGGGCGGGCGCTGCGGTACTGCGCCGCCGTGACGAGCACGCAAGACGAGGTGCGCGCCTGGGCTGAGCAGGAGCCGCAGCCGGCCCCCCACGGCGCGGTGGTGGTCGCCGAGCGGCAGACGGCAGGCCGGGGGCGCCGAGGGCGGGCCTGGACCACCCCGCACGGTCACCTCGCTTTCAGCGTGCTGCTGCGCGGGGAGTCCGAGGAGAGCGACTTTCCTCCGCTCTCTCTGAGCGATCTGGCCGTGATGCCGCTGGCCGCGGGCGTCGCGCTTCAGGCGGCCTGCACGGCGCTGGGGACCGCCTGCGGCCTGAAATGGCCCAACGATCTCCTGACCCCGGACGGCCGTAAGCTCGCCGGGATTCTGCTCGAGGCCGAGCTGCGCGGCGAGGAGGCGCGGCGGGCGGTCCTCGGCATCGGCCTGAACATCAGTGCCGCTCCCGAAGGTGCCGCCCACCTGCGGGCGGTGACTCCGCCCCTGACCCGCGCCGCGGTTCTCGCCGAGGTGCTCGCGGCGCTCGAGCACTGGCTCACCCAGCCGGCACCCGCCGTTCTGTCGGCCTGGCGGGCCGCGAGCCTGACCCTCGGGCGTCCGGTGAGGGTGCAGGGCGCGCGTGGGGTGATCGAGGGAATGGCGCGCGATCTCGACGCTCAGGGCAACCTGCTCGTGGACACCGCGGCGGGGCTTCAGACGGTCGGCACGGGTGAGGTCCAGCTGGTCGGAGCCCTGGCACAGGAGGGTGGCCCGCCTCCTGCTTTCCCGGCGCGGTAG
- a CDS encoding S8 family peptidase — translation MKRLTPLAFAALTVWLVACSTTPPPSATIHPAATSTADATGRLNAQAARPKAVQRYVVVFKAQTVPPNARQLVAAAGGRVTSVAAPLGVITVEGSPAVAAQLAGNAAVDSVGTEHLHSLIEPARRQEAAALQPMAIGAPTAADDLYGYQWDMRRIGAPAALARVPLETQAKVTVAVLDTGVLDSHPDLASRVSYRRDTSYCGSDMGTGNPAHPGYDRLIDLDLYPAWMPGADPCTPAAPSYNTHGTHVAGTAAASFGGGRVVGVAPGAKIAAYKVFDRLRYTDASGQLVDDVGAFDGPIFEAIADAADRGFQVINMSLGSTIDRRVQADNASWKAWNRAVNYAVKRGTVVVVAAGNDATNSNGSLAHIPGDLPGAIEVSATGTARLTLEQGLLSAAPGSDVPAFYTNMGASVDLSAPGGDCGPTFPNGCEAPYLILNAGVGEDPGPSFGQPVYYFLAGTSMAAPHVAGGAALVMALNPQWNSSQVKSWLQRTAEPLKNRQIFGHGLLNVDAATRTR, via the coding sequence ATGAAGCGTTTGACCCCCCTCGCTTTCGCCGCCCTGACGGTTTGGCTCGTGGCCTGTTCGACCACTCCCCCTCCGAGCGCCACCATCCACCCTGCGGCCACCTCCACCGCTGACGCTACCGGGCGGCTGAACGCCCAGGCCGCGCGCCCCAAGGCTGTCCAGCGCTACGTGGTCGTGTTCAAAGCTCAGACGGTGCCGCCAAACGCCCGTCAACTCGTCGCGGCGGCGGGCGGGCGCGTGACCTCGGTGGCCGCGCCGCTGGGGGTGATCACCGTGGAAGGCTCGCCGGCCGTGGCCGCGCAGCTCGCCGGAAACGCAGCCGTCGACAGCGTGGGCACAGAGCACCTGCATTCCCTGATTGAGCCGGCGCGGCGCCAAGAAGCGGCCGCCCTCCAGCCTATGGCGATCGGGGCACCCACGGCAGCCGACGACCTTTACGGCTACCAGTGGGATATGCGCCGCATCGGGGCCCCGGCCGCCTTGGCGCGCGTGCCGCTCGAAACGCAGGCGAAGGTGACCGTGGCGGTTCTGGACACCGGGGTGCTCGATTCACACCCCGACCTCGCCAGCCGCGTGAGCTACCGCCGCGATACGAGCTACTGCGGCAGCGACATGGGCACCGGCAACCCTGCTCACCCCGGTTACGACCGGTTGATCGACCTTGACCTGTACCCTGCCTGGATGCCAGGAGCCGATCCCTGCACCCCCGCCGCCCCGAGCTACAACACCCACGGCACCCACGTGGCCGGGACGGCGGCGGCGAGCTTTGGCGGGGGCCGGGTCGTGGGGGTCGCGCCGGGTGCCAAGATCGCGGCCTACAAGGTCTTCGACCGCCTGCGCTACACCGACGCCTCTGGGCAACTCGTCGACGACGTTGGCGCCTTCGACGGTCCGATCTTCGAGGCGATCGCGGACGCCGCAGACCGGGGATTCCAGGTGATCAACATGAGCCTGGGCAGCACGATCGACCGGCGCGTCCAGGCCGACAACGCCTCCTGGAAGGCCTGGAACCGCGCCGTGAACTACGCGGTCAAGCGCGGTACGGTGGTCGTCGTCGCAGCCGGCAACGACGCGACCAACTCGAACGGCTCCCTCGCCCACATTCCCGGCGACCTGCCCGGCGCCATCGAGGTCAGCGCCACGGGAACGGCCCGGCTGACCCTGGAGCAGGGCCTGCTCTCGGCGGCGCCGGGCAGCGATGTGCCGGCCTTCTACACCAACATGGGCGCCTCAGTCGACCTCAGCGCCCCGGGAGGCGACTGCGGACCGACCTTCCCGAATGGCTGCGAAGCGCCCTACCTGATCCTGAACGCCGGCGTGGGAGAGGATCCTGGCCCCAGCTTCGGCCAGCCGGTGTACTACTTCCTGGCGGGCACCAGCATGGCCGCCCCCCACGTCGCCGGTGGCGCCGCGCTCGTCATGGCCCTGAACCCGCAGTGGAACAGCTCGCAGGTCAAGTCGTGGCTCCAGCGCACCGCCGAGCCGCTCAAGAACCGTCAGATCTTCGGCCACGGCCTGCTGAACGTGGACGCGGCCACCCGCACCCGCTAA